The Uruburuella testudinis genome window below encodes:
- a CDS encoding fumarylacetoacetate hydrolase family protein: MRQVCLETQPVRLNNIFCIGRNYVDHIAELKNETPTEPVVFMKPNNSLLQSGAAIVLPHFSQSVHYECELVLLIGQDAEGFGDGDNPLDIIAGYGVGLDLTARDVQGRLKEKGLPWTKAKGFRGAACVSDFVAAQKLTQPQACGFTLHINGELRQHGHTDHMIYPLAAVLQELAASYGLRTGDVVFTGTPAGVGELHSGDRLSLDLAGLVQAEFAVA, from the coding sequence ATGCGACAGGTCTGCCTCGAAACCCAACCCGTTCGCCTCAACAATATTTTCTGTATCGGCCGCAATTATGTCGACCATATCGCCGAATTGAAAAACGAAACGCCCACTGAGCCGGTGGTGTTTATGAAGCCGAACAACAGCCTGTTGCAAAGCGGCGCGGCCATTGTGCTGCCGCATTTCAGCCAATCAGTGCATTACGAATGCGAGCTGGTGTTGCTTATCGGCCAAGATGCAGAGGGCTTCGGTGATGGAGATAATCCGTTGGATATTATTGCGGGTTACGGTGTGGGCTTGGATCTGACCGCGCGCGATGTTCAAGGCCGTCTGAAAGAAAAAGGGCTGCCGTGGACCAAGGCGAAAGGTTTTCGCGGTGCGGCGTGTGTGTCGGATTTTGTGGCGGCGCAAAAGCTCACCCAACCGCAGGCATGCGGGTTTACGCTGCACATTAATGGCGAACTGCGCCAACACGGCCACACCGACCATATGATTTATCCGTTGGCGGCGGTTTTGCAGGAGCTGGCGGCAAGCTATGGTTTGCGCACAGGCGATGTGGTGTTTACCGGCACGCCCGCCGGTGTGGGCGAGTTGCACAGCGGCGACAGATTGTCGCTGGATTTGGCCGGGCTGGTGCAGGCGGAATTTGCGGTGGCGTGA